The genome window ACCTTTATTAAATCAAAAACTTAAACATCACCTGTATCTCGTTGCTAAAGAAGGAATCATATTTTTGTGCGTTGAGGGGGATAATGTTCGAATATAAAGCTTTCTAACAAGACACATAAAATCTATGGCAAGACAATACCTGATTCAAAAAAGCTGATGACCTTTAAGATAGAGAAGATTAGCTTTTATTTTATCACCGTTGCTTTTTTTCGTATAAATAATCTTTATATACCAAAAAAGCAACGATGATAAAGCTAATACTAACAATCTGAAATATTGTATCTAAGTTATACCACTTAGTGAAAATTCCTAATACAAATGTGCTCATTCCAACACCAATGTCAAAACTGGAAAAGAAAGTCGCGTTGGCTGCTCCGGTTTTTTCTTTACTTACTTTCTGAACAGCCCATGTTTGTAAAGACAGCATAATTGTACTATAACCTGCACCGAATAAAATACCAGCAATAATAAAGTGTAAATCATTTGTTGCATAAGATAAAATAATCAATGACAAAAACCCGATCAAAGCGGATTTAATGATTATAGACCAAGGTCCTCGCTTATCATACCATTTTCCAGTAAACGGACGTATTAAAGTTGAAACAATAGCATTTATAAGAAAGAATAGAAAAATATGCTCTAACCCCTTTTGTTTTCCAAATAGAACTAGGAAGTTCATAATAGCCCCAAAACTAAATGTTGTTATTACCGCTAGTAAGGCCTGAAACCATACCTCTTTTTCAAAAATCATATTCAAAAATCGAAATGATTGCTTTTCAACTTTTACAGGAACAGGAAAATAGGTAAATTGAATCGCAATGACTGCTAATAGACTGAGTATAACGGATGAACGAATTAATATATCGAAGGTAAAATTATCATATATAAAGATACCCACACTCGGTGCAATAATTGCCCCAATCGTTGCGGAAATAGAAAAATATCCCATCCCCTCTCCTAATCGTGTCTTTGGAATTGATTCCACAGCCATTGTACTATTAGCTGTTGTCAACGTACCCCATGCTGCTCCACGAAAAACTTGTAACAATAGGAACAGACATACAATATGAAGAAAAGGATAAACTAATGTAATGAACAGTAAAGCTATACCTGCACCAATAACTAGACTTTTCCCTTGGTTATCAATTAAATAGTATCCTATAAAAGGTCTGATTAGAACAGTGCCTATCGTCAATAACGCCGTTACTAAACCTACCTGCATAGTAGATGCATTCATACTTAACAAATAGACTGGTAAAATAGGGATTAACATTTCAAATCCTATAAATACTAAAAAGTTGCTGATAAATAAAAACAGAAATGATTTATTAAATATTTTTTGATTTGTCATACTATTATTCCTCGCTTCTAAGTTATTTAGCTAATTTAGAAACAAAGAGAATGTTTGCCGTGTTATTGCTAAGTCATGGACCTTACTTTTTTGAAAATATATCATAATTACACTAATATTAAATAATAAAGGAGCAGTAATTAATATTTCATACCAACCGAAATCATTTTCGATAAACCAAGGTAAAAGTCTCATAGTCGCAGAAAATACAAGTAAGTTTAGTACTAAAAGTAATAATTGTATAAGAGATAACTTGATATTTATGTTCATTTGTTTCATTTTGTCCCCCAAAAAAAATTGTATCTTAATGCTACTCTAATTTTAATTAATAACAACAAGGTATTTCTGTATAAAAAACAACTGTGTTTAGGAAATAATGTTTCCCTTTAAAAAAAATAAAGAAGCTATACAATTAATACCATTCTCCCTTATCTAAGTTCTATGCTAATTGTGCAACTGTATATATACACAAAAAGCCCCTCAAGATAGCTCCTAAGGGGTGTTAGATAAATCTTAATTACATACAATTCCTTTTGCTAGAGCTTCTTT of Bacillus sp. DX3.1 contains these proteins:
- a CDS encoding MFS transporter: MTNQKIFNKSFLFLFISNFLVFIGFEMLIPILPVYLLSMNASTMQVGLVTALLTIGTVLIRPFIGYYLIDNQGKSLVIGAGIALLFITLVYPFLHIVCLFLLLQVFRGAAWGTLTTANSTMAVESIPKTRLGEGMGYFSISATIGAIIAPSVGIFIYDNFTFDILIRSSVILSLLAVIAIQFTYFPVPVKVEKQSFRFLNMIFEKEVWFQALLAVITTFSFGAIMNFLVLFGKQKGLEHIFLFFLINAIVSTLIRPFTGKWYDKRGPWSIIIKSALIGFLSLIILSYATNDLHFIIAGILFGAGYSTIMLSLQTWAVQKVSKEKTGAANATFFSSFDIGVGMSTFVLGIFTKWYNLDTIFQIVSISFIIVAFLVYKDYLYEKKQR